TGGTACTTCGCACAATACTTCATTAATAAAGTGAGCGTCCGCATTCACAAACAAGCCCACACGACTTACAAAGGGTGGCAATCCACTTACAATATCAATCGCAGTCCCTATATCAACACAGCGCGGGGATTTGTCATAAAATACCAAACCAATTGCATCAATACCAAGCATAGCAGCTTGATTGGCATTATCTGCATTGGTAAATCCACAAACCTTAATCTTCATTACTTGCCCTCAGCGTCTAATTTTGCTTTAATCTTATCTCTATCAACCCACCAATCATCCGCCACTAATTGGTCAACAGCGCCTGAAAGTTTTTTCAAAAACACTTCTGGTTTGTCTAGTTGTAAGGTTTTACGCCATAAATCAAAAGTTGACTGATCAGTCACATGCGAATGCTCATCCGCAACAGATGCCATCATTTGTGAAGCAAAAAAAGTTAAATCATCATCCACGCCACAACGCATAGAGGTAATATAATACGCCGTTGCAGCAGCGATAGCACGGGTATCTGCCTCTTTTGGCGACTCCTCAACCAAATGTTGTAGCATTGCAACAGTCAATTCTGGGTCAATTGGAAAAGTCACACCTAACCACAACGCATGACCTAACGCCTTCAAAGCATCCGGTCCTTCGGATAAAAACATCACATCACAGGCCTCAACTGCCAGCTCCCAAAGCTCATTATCCCTTGCAATATCAAAGGCACTAAATGCCTTTTCCCAAGCATCTGAACCCTTATAACGCTCAACTTGAATTCTGCCAATCTCTAATAAATTCTTAATTTGCTCCTCAACAGGCGTATCCACAGTTTGTGCTTGGATTTGTTTTTCAAAAAAATCCAGCCTGGACTGGAGCTGCTCTTCATTGGCATATAAATCTTCACCGCCTTCAGCATCAAAAATCTGCTCTTTATTTAAGTATTTTCCCATCAGCTATTTCCTAATAAAAGGCTGCCTCTAAGCGGTCCTCCCAATTATCAGGCACATCCGTATAATCAGGCTTCACATCCATCCTAAAAAACCGCTCATCAGATCCCTTAGATACCTGTTTCAAAACCGCAACCAACGCCTCAAAATTTTCCACTTGCGGATTGGCAATAATCACTTCGCTTAACAATAACATAATCTTTTAGTTGCAAAAATCTAGCATTTTACCGCACATTCACATCAACATCTTTATGCTCAACCTTGATCAAAATACGTAAAAACTTTAATTGTATAGTGTTTTTTTAATTCAGCATGTCATAGGCTCTAATTGATCAGTATATGTATCACTA
This Abyssogena phaseoliformis symbiont OG214 DNA region includes the following protein-coding sequences:
- a CDS encoding sulfur relay protein DsrC — translated: MLLLSEVIIANPQVENFEALVAVLKQVSKGSDERFFRMDVKPDYTDVPDNWEDRLEAAFY